Genomic DNA from Cucurbita pepo subsp. pepo cultivar mu-cu-16 chromosome LG13, ASM280686v2, whole genome shotgun sequence:
tattaatttgtttattaatttcaataaaatcaagtttattttttaattattttattatacaaGTTGAGAATACTAACATTTAcaaacttaattattttttttaatccaacttaattttgatgtaattattgaaaaaaaaaattaattggcTTTGCTAAATtcaaatgagagagagataatGGGCATAGTGGGCCAACCCGCTCGTGCACTGCATGCTAGGCCTGGCCCATAAACTCTGCCTTTAAAGCCCACATGTGAAAGAACTTCTTTAAAACGTTCCTTTTCATTTACCCttctctttaaaataaataaataaaagagtttCAATTGATTGAAACCGCTCCATAATACCCACCAACGAAAGCAAGTCATGAACGTTCaggttcaaagtggacaatataatactattgtggagagtagCACTCATGTTCGGACAATATAATACTATTGTGAGAGTTGTGTGTGCCTTGTGaaaaagctcaaagcaaagttaTGAGCGCTCAtattcaaaatggacaatatcataccattccGCCCAGTTTCAAACTCAACCCCactcaatttcatttcatcccATCAAAAAATATCTCCTTTTAAACTTATTACCcctaataattcaaattaaaaacaacCCATTTCATCAATTTATGAACATCATAATCAAACTCCCCCTCTTCTCTATTTAAACCCTCTGCATCCATCCATTCCTTCCCCAACGCGCTCTAATGGCTTCCGAGAAAGTTGAAACCGTAATCGCAGGCAATTACGTTGAAATGGAGAGAGAAGAAGCTGAATCTTCAAGCTCCACTAAGTCCAAGCTCTCTGCACTCTTCTGGCATGGCGGCTCTGTTTATGATGCTTGGTTCAGCTGTGCTTCAAATCAGGCAAATATTCctccattttgttgttctttcaATACccatttctctgttttctctgTTCTTGAGTTCCTCATGGTTTTCTGGGTCGATTTTGGCGTTTGACAGGTCGCTCAAGTGCTACTCACACTTCCATATTCATTCTCCCAACTGGGAATGCTTTCTGGGATTCTCTTCCAGCTCTTCTATGGTCTAATGGGAAGCTGGACTGCTTATCTTATTAGTGTTCTTTACGTTGAATATCGAACCAGAAAGGAACGGGAGAAGGTTGATTTCAGAAACCATGTCATTCAGGTAAGTTCTTAATACccatttcttttgaaatctctCGTTTTCTTTTACCAAAACGCCTGATTTTATCCTCTGCAGTGGTTTGAAGTTCTTGATGGGTTGCTTGGGAAGCACTGGAGAAATGTGGGCTTGTTTTTTAACTGCACTTTTCTCCTCTTTGGATCTGTGATTCAGCTGATAGCTTGTGCGAGGTAGTTTTAACAAgaacacgaacacgaacacgaacaagaacaagaacaataatTGTCTGTGTTTTTTCACACGACTTTGATGGGTTTGGTTTTGCAGTAATATCTATTACATAAACGACAATTTGGACAAGAGGACTTGGACGTATATCTTTGGCGCTTGCTGTGCTACCACTGTCTTCATTCCTTCTTTTCACAATTACAGAATTTGGTCGTTTCTTGGTCTTGTGATGACTACTTACACTGCTTGGTATATGACCGTTGCTTCCCTTATCCACGGACAGGTACGATAATAAGATCATTAATATCCTcgattttcatttctttagtGTTTTACAATCTCAAATTATGTTCTTCCTGCTTGTTTGGTTCTTCAACAATATGAACAGATCTTAATTGGTTGTAGTATAGAAGATGTTTTTCAGGAATGAATGAGACTGTTCTTATGGTTTAGCTGTGTAACACCCCTAGCCACGCTAGTACGatacgtatcgccgttagtctcacggttttaagatgcgtctactagggagaggttttcacacccttataataaagaatgcttcgttcccctctccaaccaattgagatctcacaatccaccttccttcaagcccagcatcctcactgacacacctcccagtgtctagctccgataccatttgtaacagtccaagccatTGCTAgtgatattgtccgctttatcccgtctcacggttttaaaacgtgtctgctagagagaggtttccacacctccttataataaaatatgtttcgttcccctctccaaccgatatgagatctcacaatccatctcccttcaggacccaacgtcctcttTGGCGTACTACCCAATGCATGAcaatgataccatttgtaacagcccaagccacTGTTAccgttttagcccgttacatatcgccatcagcctcatggttttaaaacgcatttgttagggagacgtttccacacccttactagtaatgtttcgttcccctctccaaccgatgtaggatctcacggTGGCTTGGACGGTTATCGTAAAGGAAAAAGCTATctaaatcaaaatatcaaactGGGTTTCATTGaaatagaaagaacaagaagaagaagaagaagtaatCCTGTTTGCTTTTTGTTATGTGAAGGTTGAGGGAGTGAAGCACTCGGGGCCTAGTAAAATGGTTCTGTACTTCACTGGGGCTACCAACATTCTTTACACCTTTGGAGGACATGCTGTAACAGTGTAAGCGTTTCAAAACATAACTTTAGAACTACATTCATTTCCACCAAATTTGTATTCAATTTTCATGTTCATGTAGGGAGATAATGCATGCCATGTGGAAGCCCCAGAAATTCAAGCTCATTTACTTGATGGCAACGCTCTACGTGCTTACACTGACACTGCCATCAGCTTCAGCTGTCTATTGGGCTTTTGGCGATGACCTCTTAACCCATTCAAACGCTCTTGCTTTGCTCCCAAGGAATGGCTTTAGAGACACTGCCGTCATCCTCATGCTCATCCATCAGGTAACAttcttaaacaaaaaaacaatcccATTTGAATTGAGATTTCCATTATCAATGTGGCTTTGATTATACAGTTCATAACATTTGGGTTCGCCTGCACACCTCTCTACTTTGTGTGGGAGAAATTCTTAAGAGT
This window encodes:
- the LOC111808325 gene encoding auxin transporter-like protein 3, whose product is MASEKVETVIAGNYVEMEREEAESSSSTKSKLSALFWHGGSVYDAWFSCASNQVAQVLLTLPYSFSQLGMLSGILFQLFYGLMGSWTAYLISVLYVEYRTRKEREKVDFRNHVIQWFEVLDGLLGKHWRNVGLFFNCTFLLFGSVIQLIACASNIYYINDNLDKRTWTYIFGACCATTVFIPSFHNYRIWSFLGLVMTTYTAWYMTVASLIHGQVEGVKHSGPSKMVLYFTGATNILYTFGGHAVTVEIMHAMWKPQKFKLIYLMATLYVLTLTLPSASAVYWAFGDDLLTHSNALALLPRNGFRDTAVILMLIHQFITFGFACTPLYFVWEKFLRVHETKSLIKRALTRLPVVIPIWFLAIIFPFFGPINSTVGSLLVSFTVYIIPALAHMVTFASPSARENAVERAPSLLGGWAGLYSVNIFVVGWVLIVGFGFGGWASMLNFVHQVSTFGLFTKCYQCPSPKH